In Cytophagia bacterium CHB2, the genomic window GGGCTGTTTAGTTCAAAATACGGATAGCCTTCCCATGCCCCAATACCTCGCCTTCCTCCGCGCCATCAATGTTGGCGGCCATACGGTGAAGCCGAATCAGCTTCGCTGCATGTTTGAAGCGCTCAGTTTCGCGAACATAGAGACGTTTATTGTGGAACAATAGCGTGTTTTTTCTTGAAACAATTTATGAAGGTGGAATGAAGCGAA contains:
- a CDS encoding DUF1697 domain-containing protein, giving the protein MPQYLAFLRAINVGGHTVKPNQLRCMFEALSFANIETFIVEQ